AGGTCGAGAACAGTTTCACTCAGCCAAATGGTGAAGTCGCACAGAAAATGCTTGAGTGGGCAGTCGACTGTACGCAGGACAGCGAAGGCGATCTGCTGGAGCTGTATTGCGGTAACGGTAATTTCTCGCTGGCTCTGGCGCAGAACTTTGAACGCGTTCTGGCAACCGAGCTGGCGAAACCGTCTGTGGACTCAGCTCAGTACAACATTGCGGCGAACCAGATTGATAACGTACAGATCATCCGGATGTCCGCTGAAGAGTTTACACAGGCCATGGAAGGTCAGCGCGAGTTTCGCCGCCTGAAAGACAACAACATTGATCTGAAAAGCTACCATTGCAACACCATTTTTGTCGATCCGCCACGGTCCGGCATGGATGACGATACTTGCCGTATGGTTCAGGGCTACGAGCGCATCGTCTACATCTCCTGTAACCCGGACACCCTGAAAGCCAATCTGGAGATTCTGAGTACGACTCACCGGATCACCCGCTTTGCACTGTTTGACCAGTTTCCGTATACCCACCACATGGAAGCCGGTGTGATGCTGGAGCGCAGATAACCGCACGTCCGGAAAGCAATCATTCCGATACAAAAAAGGCGCCCTCAGGCGCCTTTTTACGTGAAATCGACAAGCTTACGCGTCT
This DNA window, taken from Photobacterium sp. CCB-ST2H9, encodes the following:
- the trmA gene encoding tRNA (uridine(54)-C5)-methyltransferase TrmA, whose amino-acid sequence is MAATPINPDTYQAQLDEKAERMQALFADVDTPELEVFASPAQHYRMRAEFRVWHEGEDLYYIMFNQETREKYRVDQFPAASRLINDLMPLLMDAMKPNRALRHKLFQVDFLSTLSGEVLVSLLYHRQLDDQWLKEAKILKQRLNDEGFNLNLIGRARKQKIVLDQDYVVEKLKVNDRTLTYQQVENSFTQPNGEVAQKMLEWAVDCTQDSEGDLLELYCGNGNFSLALAQNFERVLATELAKPSVDSAQYNIAANQIDNVQIIRMSAEEFTQAMEGQREFRRLKDNNIDLKSYHCNTIFVDPPRSGMDDDTCRMVQGYERIVYISCNPDTLKANLEILSTTHRITRFALFDQFPYTHHMEAGVMLERR